The following DNA comes from Populus trichocarpa isolate Nisqually-1 chromosome 19, P.trichocarpa_v4.1, whole genome shotgun sequence.
cagcAAGGTcgatgaagagaagaagaaaagagggtCTGCTGCCGGTGAAGAAGTCACTGGAAACAACCATATTGGAGGCTTAGGATCGATATATCTTCTACCGCTTGCGCAAGCCCCTAAAATAAGCAGAAGGACTTGCTTCAAAATTTCTCCTTGGTATGCGAGAGTTCCTCCCTGGCGCTTTCATTGTTTTAACATTCTTGGCAGAACCTCCACAGCAACCACGAAACAGGAGTACTATCACTACCACTGCAACCATTATAGGAACGTTTTCTTTCTTAAACCATCGGAGGACATATACCACTGTTTCGGGAGCGAgaaatttctttatttgatcAGAAAGCTTGTGGGTTAAATCAGACACTGCATCGGAAGCTATAAATTTCTTAGTTAGATCAAAAGGCGAACGAATGTATTCAGACACAGCATCAGAAACCAGAAATTTCTTTATTAGAGAATAAAGGTTATTGATATTTGTGGAAAGAAAAGTTGGTAGTTCCATTGCTTAGGGGGTAGACTGCGATTTGTATAGAAATAAATGGGGAGGAGAGTTTATGGGTAAGGAAGAGAATCAAGAGGAAGAACGAAACGAAGAGGGTAATGACATATGAGAAGGGAACACACAATTAATGGTGTCTTTTATCaagtgaaaatgaaagaaaaaaaacgaggaGGGTAATGACTTGAGGATGGACTAGGAAAAGTATTGAGTGACtgtgatgttttgtttttgtttttttttttaaaattgattatttaagTAATCTATCACAAACAAGTGAGTACAGTATTTATTTTATCGTGATTCAATTATAGAAAACAATAGTATTTAATCGAAGTAATGATCCCTTAAGGAAGATGCAGAGCATCTGTGTCAATTGTCATCTACCCGCTCACCACCAACTTTTCTTTGAGGTTtaactaaagaaaagaaacttagTAATGGTGATCATGAGACCgctctaagttttttattattattcctttCGATTTATTAAAGATGGTAATGGAAGAGGAAGGAAACTAAACATATCACACTAATAATAATGGCAAAAATGATCGATGGGCATCACAAATTCAATTAACGAAACTTACACGTGAAAACAACTTAATGAGAAATCATTACGACGTTGAATACTGCTCTTGTCATATTCAGGATGGAAGCATATTTCATATGTATCATAAGATAAgttgtattattatttgttttttttatttaaaattgagtATTTTCTATTCGTTtatcttttctaaggttcaaggtagatttctttttataaaaaaatctctaccttatcgggttaaatcctaaccattttaaagtctgaattttaattaatatcgtATTTTTACACCTTCCATCTTTAATACTCcagggtgtactttatcgtataattttacaccccatgaatattaaagtttacatcttgaccctaaaaaaattggtgaaaggatttttgatattgtggtcaaatcctaatggataatcataaactggttacaatatctattttgcattttaaaacatgaacaagatgcaatttttttttctttttaagaaaatttgcttgaaaaattttaggatttgaccatatgcatgaaaaaaaaatattggaaatttgtcgtttttattttcatatataatatataatattatatatattaattaagtattattaaaacatgtggGCTGGGCCAAGCTCAGTACCAGAAAAGGTGGGCTAATACCGGcctcacaaattttttttttttgggtggccGGGCCGGACCCAGCCTAGACACTTGGGCTGGGCCACCACTGGCCCGACCCAAAGTCAATGTTAATTATTTACAAAACGTGATAGTAGTTgacgttctgcatgcaaccaAATTGGTTGCAGAAAATGGAGGTTGACGGAGGATTGGCTCACTCGAAGGAGTCTCGGCCATGATCAAGAGGCTTAACTAGTGGTTCTGGCGGCATTGCTGCGAGGAACGATGACCTGAGTTGTTCACAGGGAGAAGAGGAAGACTTCTGCAGAAGtgagagaaaggaagaaaaggtGGTTGTTTCAGGCATGGGGGTGGCTGGGTGGTGGTTAAGCTAGCTACCTGTGGTGGAGCTGGTGGTGGCTCTGGTTGGTAGCTGGAACGGCAAAGAGAAAGAGggagataaaaaaatttgcagAAACAGGGGGTAGAGGGGTTGGTTTTGGCCGACTTTGAACCTGATTTTTTTCCTGCTCaggccatgaaatccacccctatttatagggggtgGAAGATGTATTCTTGTCTGCACAGGGAAaaaatttcagcccttgattctaTTGGTAAGGATTCTAACCATTGGTTCAAAGTAAGCACCATGAACTGTCAAATCTAACAATTCAAGGCTGTCTGAGTTCGCTATTTTAGGCTAGTGCCGAGGTCGTTTTGATGATAATATGCCTAAATGGACCATACTCGGGGATAAAGGGATGTCAGGTGACTATTTTGGTTCCTGTGTTGTCTATTTTTGTGGACATAtgaggcattaaatgcacctgaaAAGTAACCACTCAAGCAACATTCTCGGGCAAAATCGAGGAAGAAAATAAACAGTGACAAGACGACACGTCAtctagctctctctctctctctctcttatttttttaaatgcaaaaaggGTTTcgttttttgttaaataaggGATTTTTGTGAAACTTTAATTGAGTCCTTCAGCTTTCGCATTCATTCAATTGCACCCTTAATTAGCCATAAACCTTTGATTTAGTGCAATTTAGCCCCTGCTGAACTCCAATTTTAACCCTGAATTTCAGCTCTTTttgcactttggtccttggtttcggatttatGCAATCTAACCCTTGATTAACcattaaacttctaattttttcaatttcacccctggtTTCAACCAATTAAGCCCTTGGAGTTCGGCGCCTTTTACAAACTAGTCCTTAGCTGCGAAAATctttaatttgacccctaattgaccccaaaacttcaattttcttgtgattttacccctgattttaatgaattatcttggtaaaaattaaatttgatgtcTTGAAATtacaatcttctcaattaaacccaaattgggcttccaaacttaatttttattagctGAGGGACCATGATAAGTGAATTGAATTGTTCAATAAAACTATGAATGCTTTTGTTCTTGACACGATTGAATGCGCCATAGTTTTGAAGTCAGCtcggcgggtcaacccggggctggaaccgggccaagtttaagaaaaaattaggaaagttAAAACCCGGGGTGACCTGGTTAGCCCGGCAAACTCGGTtcaaaacccggttgcaactcgttgacttttatttttttattaaaacaatgtcgttttaattttttaaaaaaattaaaattaacttagaCAACCCGATAACCCgattaaaactcaaaatctaaGACTTGGACAAATGATAGCACGCTGTCGTGCTCAAGCGGATAATGGAGGGTTACCAAATATTCCACTCCGCTCAATACATCATGGAGGGCCAACGTTGTCAGATTCATGAAATTGGCAAGACACTTGTGAAATTGAGGGGAAAAAATATGTtgtagaaaattaaaagtttttatctAGTAATAAAAGGAAATAGAGATATTAAAATGTGTACTGATCGCAGATATTTAGCTAAAAAATTAGTTATGCATATAAAAATACGACATTAtacttacaatatttttttatataaaaagttatatttattatgtactttttccttaatttatctttttgattatttttaattatcctcaatgtttttagtttatatttttaattttcaattccaaattattttatgaaaaaattgatgtcattctttaaacagaaaataatatgctgaagttgaataaaaaaggaTACGAAGCTTTAGCCCGATATTCTTtgttagaggtttttttttttttttttttcttgattctgTATATACTTGACCCAAAGCATTTAGCCCAGATTAATAAAGATATAGCCCGATATTCTTCAAAGAGAATCCAAGCCCACAGTCCATCACACAACCCACGGCCAGTGCTGAATAAACCTAAAGAAAACTAAAGCCAGCCCATTGGCTAGAGCCCACATAAGCCTCATCCAAGAAAACAATGGGCTAAAGCCAGCCCATTGGGGTTGAAATGCAGCCTATATTTCatgatttcttgaatttttttaaatttattatttttattttttcagatcattttgatgtctTAACactagaaataatttttaaaaaataaaaataatattatttcataaaaaaatgaaaaaaaccaaaagagagggatgaaataaatattgtttttgtatatttatcaGCTTATTTAGGAAGAAATGATTCAAGAACAAGAAGCAAAAATGACGGAGGTATAACGAAGCACATGATCAAGATGGGAAATATGAAGCCACTTACTAGAACTGATGGGGAGATCATAATGAATTGTAGAAAGGACTATGGGTTTTAATCTTGCTCTTTCTACATTCAAAACCGAAACAAGGAgcacagttttgtcaaatttgaaaatatagcatgatcatttcttaattaattgttgtttcACTTATCTTTCATAACAGGTATTTTTTTacatacttcaaaaaaaaaaaaactggtcaGTCGACCACACTAACTGAATGTGAGAAGAGATCTTCCAAACTTATGGTGTCAAATTCCTTTGGCAGAGAAGGCCACTTAGTTGCAAGCTCCGAAGAAATTCTTCCCATTGTAGGTCGGGATTGCGGATTGGGATGCAAGCATGCAAGTGCTATCTTCATGATATGGACAGCACCCTCTGCTGCTCCTTTTTTAGGAAGCGAGATGCGTTGGTCAAGCACATCCTTCAACAATGTCTGTTGAGAAATCGGTGGCATCGAAGATGATGAGGAAGTTGCTTGTGATGAGAGTGTGGAGATGAGATCGCCTGGGTGCCTTCCCATCATCACTTCCATTGTTACCACTCCGAAGCTATAGACATCACATTTTTCAGTCACTTTCATCGTGTAAGCTAGCTCTGCCacaaaaaaattggttttgctGTGTTTTAATCACATAGTtgctagaaataaaattgataaaaaaaattacttaagtATTTATAGTATAAGCTAAAAACATACTATTATTCTTACTATTATAGGAAGGAGGAACTTAATGTTGAAGTAAAGCTACGCACCTGGAGCAGTATATCCAAAAGTACCTGCAAATGAGGTCCAATTGGATGAGTCAGGCATCAACATTCTAGCTGTGCCGAAGTCAGAGACATGTGCCTCATATTCCAAATCCAGAAGGACATTATTGCTGGTAATGTCTCGATGAATGATCGGAGGAGAGGAAGAATGGTGAAGATAGGATAAAGCTCCAGCCATCCCTTTCACAACATTTAGCCTTTTCATCCAATCCAGCTCAATTGCTTGTTCCTCGGTGGTTATGATCTTTCTCAAGCTTCCTCTTTCTATGAACTCATAAACCAAAAAAGAGTGCTTTGCATGTGAGCAAAATCCATACAGCTTCACAATATTTCGATGTCGAATATTTGCCAAAACACAAACTTCCGTTTCAAAAGCTTTAAAATCGGACAACTTGTCTGTTTGTGACCGGTGAAGTTTCTTCACAGCAACCACCCGTTCTTCTGGCATCACTGCTTTATAAACAATTCCATATCCTCCTTCGCCAATGCAGTAGTTGGAATTGAATTCCTCGGTAGCTGCAATTATATTCTCATACAACAACTTCCCATCATGGCCCAATATCGTGAATAAGTTTCGATCTTGTTCAATATTCCCTGGCTCAGCTTTTCTCTTCCTAGCTCTTTGGCGGAGAATGAATAAAGCTCCAATCACAACAATCACTAAGAGTAAGCTTCCTAAAAGAGGGAGTACAATCAAAATAACAAGTTTGTTGCTCTTTCTCTTAACAGTTCTGCTGCTTTTTGGAAGATTGCATGGCTTTAGACCACTGGCGTTGCCACATATACCCATATTATCCCTTAATGCCTCAAATGAAGCGTTGTGGAAGGCTTTGATATCGGGAATGGGGCCTTGTAGCTTATTGGATGATATATCCACAACTGTCAAGCTTAATAGATCTTTGAAAGTGCGCGGAATCAATCCAGAAAGCATGTTGTGAGAGACATTCAGAGTTTCCAACATTTGCAGTTGCCCAAGTTGCCACGGTATCTCTTGAGCTAAGAAATTGCAactcagatcaagatcttgaaGAGAACGCAGAAAGCCTATCTGCTGTGGAATGCtatttgtaaatttattatCAGTGAGGTTCAGCAACAATAAATTTGAGCACTCCCCAAGTTGTTTTGGAATCGATCCACTTAGATTATTAGATGCTAAATCAAGGATTTTGAGGGAAGAAAGCATCTTGATGTCTGAGGGAATGGCACCTGAAAGATGGTTGTTGCTAAGAGTAAGGTTGTACAACAACTTCAACCCCCCTAATTCTTTTGAGATGGTTCCTTCTAagtgatttgaggacaaatcaatcaattgtaaTTGAGTAGCCTTCCCGAGCTCTGCTGGTATCTCCCCAGAAACATTATTGTTTGAGATTTTCAAGCTCGTTATGTTACGATAATCTCCCCATTTCAATGAAAGCTcaccataaaaattattgtaactCAAATCAACATAATCCAAATGTGGATAGATGCCAAAATCCTCAGAAATATTTCCTGTCAATTGATTCCTATCAAGTCTTAGTCGGTGTAAACTGGTACAGTTTTTCAAGCTTTTCGGGATGGAACCGGAGAAATAGTTGTTGGCAACGGTAAGATTTTCCAATACTCCTCCATGGCATACCTCTTGTGGCAAATGACCCGTGAATTCGTTGTCAGACAAATGAAATTGCTTCAAATGGGTGAGATTGTTCATCTCTAGGGGCAATGGACCATGAAGTTTGTTATTAGCCAAGCTCAATCCCACCAGAGATTTAAGCTGTCCTATTTCTGAAGGAATGCGACCAGAGAGTTTGTTATCCCAAAGAAAGAGATTGGATAGGTTTTTCAAATTTCCAATAGAGGAAGGAATCGAACCAGTGAGATTATTCACAGCTAATGAGAGACGGGAAAGAGACGTCAACTTTCCAATTTCATGTGGAATGGAGCCACTAAAAAGATTTCTACATAAAACTAAATCAGTGATACTTTTCAGGGAGCCTATCTCAGATGGGATACTTCCCGTGAGATCATTATAACATAAGCCCAACTGAGTAATCTTGGATAGATTACCGATATGTGATGGTAAGGTTCCATGAATTGAATTGTTCGAAAGGTCAAGAACGGAAAGATTGGGGAAGGATGAGAAGTTGAAATCATAAAGCGTACCTCTCAAACCGAAGTGCGGGAAGGTCAGATTGGCGACACTTCCAGAACCGTCGCAAGTGATTCCAATCCAATCAATGCAAGGGCTGGTGCCGACCcaagaagaaaggagagattGGCTTTGGTTGTCAAGACTTGCTTTCCATTTGAGAAGAGCCTCAGCTTCTTTAATATTACCTCCAGCAACTTTGGAATTGGCAGCACTAGTAGCCGCACCAAATATCGAAGTTTTAGAGGAAGTGTGATCAGcaagaacaaagaaagaagagaagtagAACATGTGAAGGAGCAAGAAGATCAGGACGTGGAGAAAGATTGAGAAGAATGGTTTGTGCAGTAAGGACATCATGGTGTGTTTTCAAGAGATGCAGAATATTAATGGTTTGCTATGCTAGATGGAGATCCTAGGCTACATGCAGTGGTATTTATAGGATAAGGATTGGAgtctttcttaatttcatcgAATATTTAAATCTGAGATTTCCAGttcatcaataatttcttcTCCCATTGGAAATCATAAGATGCGACAAATATTGTAGACATTGATAATGTTGACTTGCTTTTTACATagaaatttatttctatttttcaaaaataaatctcataaatGGAAATATAATAACAGGAGTAGTACCcatctaaaaaactaaataaaaataaaagatagcaTAATTCGTGTGTGCGCGATTTCAAAAATGTAGAACATGTCTGATGAGTCTGCACTCTcatgaacttgatttgttgttgagCAATAAAGCTTGCTTCAAGTCATGACTCGTAGCTTCATTTACCAGTGGGGCCTTTGCTAGAAATTAACTTCATGTAACGAAAGTCAGGTTGATGATTCATGCATCTGCACTGCAGATCtgcattatatttttgttatccaAGGAAGGTATGAAGGGATTAATTAGAGGATTTGCTgcagagagagaaaagtaaaaagaagaaCATAGTTTTACTTTCTGTAATCAactatttttaagaatattttttatatatagccTTTTAAGGTATTAACCTGATATAATCTAAGACCCAACTATTTGGCCAGGTCAATTACCcttgtttaataactatggctACCACTAACCAAGAGattagtaaaataaataaaataattatgagaggcgtgaattaaaaacaacattaatttttatcataatctTTTTCTCTCTCGAAGACGGGAAAATCCATATGATTCGGGAGAGTTTGTTTTTGTGGCAGCTTTTAagacaaaacacaaaaacaaggtATGTGATTACATTTGAAATGCAAGTTTGTGCTTGTGAGACCCATTACATTTGAAACACAAGCTATTCAATCACatgctaacaaaaaataatatcaacatgcttaaaataaactatgtgtataaataccaataaaaaaatttgttggtaaaactattaaaactGATAATAAAACTACTTACTTTCAAGCTATAGACtcaaagtattttatttatgcaaGGATAAATctaacatttttatatatattttattttaagatgtaACATgtctaaaatcaaatattatatgatttatagcttcaaaatcaattattcattgtataattattaaaatttaaaccttTAGGGAATTGCtagaataaaatctaattaggGAATTGCTAGAATAAAAATCTATTCAAGTATTAGTCAGGATCAAGATGTGATATgtctaaaatcaaatcaaaatcaattattcattgtataattattaaaacctTGAACCTTTCatcttataataaaatacaaagaatttataattatagCTTACAAAATAAGATGTACATCAATCACAAtcataatatcatcataaatgaaa
Coding sequences within:
- the LOC18108661 gene encoding MDIS1-interacting receptor like kinase 2 isoform X3, whose product is MMSLLHKPFFSIFLHVLIFLLLHMFYFSSFFVLADHTSSKTSIFGAATSAANSKVAGGNIKEAEALLKWKASLDNQSQSLLSSWVGTSPCIDWIGITCDGSGSVANLTFPHFGLRGTLYDFNFSSFPNLSVLDLSNNSIHGTLPSHIGNLSKITQLGLCYNDLTGSIPSEIGSLKSITDLVLCRNLFSGSIPHEIGKLTSLSRLSLAVNNLTGSIPSSIGNLKNLSNLFLWDNKLSGRIPSEIGQLKSLVGLSLANNKLHGPLPLEMNNLTHLKQFHLSDNEFTGHLPQEVCHGGVLENLTVANNYFSGSIPKSLKNCTSLHRLRLDRNQLTGNISEDFGIYPHLDYVDLSYNNFYGELSLKWGDYRNITSLKISNNNVSGEIPAELGKATQLQLIDLSSNHLEGTISKELGGLKLLYNLTLSNNHLSGAIPSDIKMLSSLKILDLASNNLSGSIPKQLGECSNLLLLNLTDNKFTNSIPQQIGFLRSLQDLDLSCNFLAQEIPWQLGQLQMLETLNVSHNMLSGLIPRTFKDLLSLTVVDISSNKLQGPIPDIKAFHNASFEALRDNMGICGNASGLKPCNLPKSSRTVKRKSNKLVILIVLPLLGSLLLVIVVIGALFILRQRARKRKAEPGNIEQDRNLFTILGHDGKLLYENIIAATEEFNSNYCIGEGGYGIVYKAVMPEERVVAVKKLHRSQTDKLSDFKAFETEVCVLANIRHRNIVKLYGFCSHAKHSFLVYEFIERGSLRKIITTEEQAIELDWMKRLNVVKGMAGALSYLHHSSSPPIIHRDITSNNVLLDLEYEAHVSDFGTARMLMPDSSNWTSFAGTFGYTAPELAYTMKVTEKCDVYSFGVVTMEVMMGRHPGDLISTLSSQATSSSSSMPPISQQTLLKDVLDQRISLPKKGAAEGAVHIMKIALACLHPNPQSRPTMGRISSELATKWPSLPKEFDTISLEDLFSHSVSVVD
- the LOC18108661 gene encoding MDIS1-interacting receptor like kinase 2 isoform X1; the protein is MTSLLHKPFFSIFLHVLIFLLLHMFYSSSFFVLADHTSSKTSIFGTATSAANSKVAGGNIKEAEALLKWKASLDNQSQSLLSSWVGTSPCIDWIGITCDGSGSVANLTFPHFGLRGTLYDFNFSSFPNLSVLDLSNNSIHGTLPSHIGNLSKITQLGLCYNDLTGSIPSEIGSLKSITDLVLCRNLFSGSIPHEIGKLTSLSRLSLAVNNLTGSIPSSIGNLKNLSNLFLWDNKLSGRIPSEIGQLKSLVGLSLANNKLHGPLPLEMNNLTHLKQFHLSDNEFTGHLPQEVCHGGVLENLTVANNYFSGSIPKSLKNCTSLHRLRLDRNQLTGNISEDFGIYPHLDYVDLSYNNFYGELSLKWGDYRNITSLKISNNNVSGEIPAELGKATQLQLIDLSSNHLEGTISKELGGLKLLYNLTLSNNHLSGAIPSDIKMLSSLKILDLASNNLSGSIPKQLGECSNLLLLNLTDNKFTNSIPQQIGFLRSLQDLDLSCNFLAQEIPWQLGQLQMLETLNVSHNMLSGLIPRTFKDLLSLTVVDISSNKLQGPIPDIKAFHNASFEALRDNMGICGNASGLKPCNLPKSSRTVKRKSNKLVILIVLPLLGSLLLVIVVIGALFILRQRARKRKAEPGNIEQDRNLFTILGHDGKLLYENIIAATEEFNSNYCIGEGGYGIVYKAVMPEERVVAVKKLHRSQTDKLSDFKAFETEVCVLANIRHRNIVKLYGFCSHAKHSFLVYEFIERGSLRKIITTEEQAIELDWMKRLNVVKGMAGALSYLHHSSSPPIIHRDITSNNVLLDLEYEAHVSDFGTARMLMPDSSNWTSFAGTFGYTAPELAYTMKVTEKCDVYSFGVVTMEVMMGRHPGDLISTLSSQATSSSSSMPPISQQTLLKDVLDQRISLPKKGAAEGAVHIMKIALACLHPNPQSRPTMGRISSELATKWPSLPKEFDTISLEDLFSHSVSVVD